A region of Phytohabitans rumicis DNA encodes the following proteins:
- a CDS encoding UDP-N-acetylglucosamine--N-acetylmuramyl-(pentapeptide) pyrophosphoryl-undecaprenol N-acetylglucosamine transferase: MSIYSARHLHGLRMIVTGGGTGGHTYPALTTITTLRARLAETGAEPELLWVGVRDSLEAKIAARAGVPFKAIVTGKLRRSTNPRDLLRNVVDAFRIPLGVLQAVAIAGRTKPAVVLSTGGYVSVPIGLAARLFGVPYLLHEQTLSLGLANRILARVATRVLLSHESSLAHVPARSRERSVVTGNPIRPEILAGDRANGLAAFGLDPAVPFVLVTGGAAGARQINQMLTAVLPDVLPHCQIVHQCGSLDIAEMRQVAAGLPPGLAHRYRVLDFIHDELPDLLAAADIVIARSGAGTVAELTALGKTCVLVPYPYSAGGEQRVAARTLAAQGAAVMLDGAEATPEQLRHTIRALLADPARRAAMAHAAAGYGRPDAADRVVAEILAVAARR, encoded by the coding sequence ATGTCTATATACAGCGCTCGGCACCTACACGGACTTCGCATGATCGTGACGGGAGGAGGTACGGGTGGCCACACATATCCGGCGCTGACCACGATCACCACGTTGCGGGCCCGGCTCGCCGAGACCGGCGCCGAGCCGGAGCTGCTCTGGGTCGGGGTGCGCGACAGCTTGGAGGCCAAGATCGCCGCCCGAGCCGGCGTTCCGTTCAAGGCGATCGTCACCGGCAAGCTACGCCGCTCGACAAACCCCCGCGATCTGCTCCGCAACGTCGTCGACGCGTTCCGGATCCCGCTCGGCGTGCTCCAGGCCGTCGCGATCGCCGGACGCACCAAGCCGGCCGTCGTGCTCTCGACCGGCGGGTACGTGTCGGTGCCGATCGGTTTGGCCGCTCGACTGTTCGGTGTGCCGTACCTGCTGCACGAGCAGACCCTGAGCCTCGGCCTGGCAAACCGGATCCTGGCCCGGGTCGCCACCCGTGTCCTGCTCAGCCACGAGTCGTCGCTCGCCCACGTGCCCGCGCGTTCGCGCGAGCGGAGCGTGGTCACCGGAAACCCGATCCGGCCCGAGATCCTGGCGGGTGACCGCGCCAACGGGCTGGCCGCTTTCGGCCTTGACCCGGCGGTGCCGTTCGTCCTGGTCACCGGCGGCGCGGCCGGCGCACGCCAGATCAACCAGATGCTGACCGCGGTGCTGCCGGACGTGCTGCCGCACTGCCAGATCGTGCACCAGTGCGGCAGCCTCGATATCGCCGAGATGCGGCAGGTCGCGGCGGGCCTGCCGCCCGGACTCGCCCACCGCTACCGGGTGCTGGACTTCATCCACGACGAGCTGCCGGACCTCCTGGCCGCCGCCGACATCGTGATCGCCCGCAGCGGTGCCGGGACCGTCGCCGAGCTCACCGCGCTCGGCAAGACCTGCGTCCTCGTGCCGTACCCGTACTCGGCCGGGGGCGAACAGCGCGTCGCCGCCCGCACGCTGGCCGCCCAAGGCGCCGCGGTCATGCTGGACGGTGCCGAGGCCACCCCGGAGCAGCTACGGCACACCATCAGGGCACTGCTGGCCG
- a CDS encoding response regulator — protein MTIRVVLADDQPLVRAALRMVITDAADLDVAGEASTGAEAIRLTADLQPDVVVMDIRMPSMDGIEATRLITINPSTAAVRVLVLTTFDHDEYVYAALRAGASGFLVKDMALDDILAAIRVVAAGDALIAPAVTRRLIREFANRPEPVSQPPPVVEGITERERDVLALVGRGMSNTEIAAAMFITVATVKTYVTRLLAKLDARDRVHLVIIAYEAGLVATRRS, from the coding sequence ATGACCATCCGCGTCGTCCTCGCCGACGACCAGCCCCTCGTACGCGCCGCCCTACGCATGGTCATCACCGACGCCGCCGACCTCGACGTCGCCGGCGAGGCCAGCACGGGCGCCGAAGCGATCCGGCTCACCGCAGACCTCCAACCCGACGTCGTCGTCATGGACATCCGCATGCCGAGCATGGACGGCATCGAAGCCACCCGCCTGATCACCATCAATCCCAGCACAGCCGCGGTACGCGTCCTGGTGCTCACCACGTTCGACCACGACGAGTACGTCTACGCCGCGCTGCGCGCCGGTGCGTCCGGGTTCCTCGTCAAGGACATGGCACTGGACGACATCCTCGCCGCGATCCGCGTGGTCGCCGCCGGAGACGCGCTCATCGCGCCCGCCGTCACCCGCCGCCTGATCCGGGAGTTCGCCAACCGACCCGAACCCGTATCACAACCGCCGCCCGTGGTCGAGGGCATCACGGAACGGGAACGCGACGTACTGGCCCTCGTCGGGCGCGGCATGTCCAACACCGAGATCGCCGCCGCCATGTTCATCACCGTCGCCACCGTCAAGACGTATGTGACACGGCTCCTCGCCAAGCTCGACGCCCGCGACCGGGTACACCTCGTCATCATCGCGTACGAGGCCGGCCTGGTGGCCACGCGTCGCTCCTGA